In the genome of Impatiens glandulifera chromosome 6, dImpGla2.1, whole genome shotgun sequence, the window TATCAACTACCAAAATCCTTATTACTCCCTGTATTTTATAACATGTTTTATTGTTTTATCATTTACAAGCTGCCTAATCAGAATTacgtgttttatttatttttttgaaaaatgtcaacttttattaaaaagagcgCAAGATCTCCACATAAACTTGTACTTCTTGAATCATTCTGACCACCTTTTAGAAATCAAACTAAGCTGATTGTGTCCTCTAAACATATATAGTGATGCTTATTTCAAAGCCTTTTTTCCATGCTATATTCTccattcatcaaatttgttcTTGAGAACTATTAGAGGTGGACCATTTACTTTCTTGGTATACGCACCATCATGtgttttctctttaattttcaaTGGGAAACAAAATTGTTCCTGGATTCCAAGATCAAAGAATAATTACTTAATCCCAGTTTTacaatttctttttttcctAGGCCAAGGTATATAAAAACCCATAAGATAAGCTATTCATTCATTCACTGTATCTTTGAGTCTTGTCAATCACATTAACAGTCATTTGCATCTCACATCTTGAAATACATGCACTAGAAGTTCCTCATATTTGCAAAGAGTTAAATAACAGAATGGTACATTGATTTAAGTTTGTAATATGTCTCAAGATGAGTAAAGGCTATTTGACCACACCCAAGGAagaatagaaaaacaaaattctgtaaaaaaaataaaatagaacacATCATACCCCGCCAATGTCGGGCCCACCACGCTTGCTCCCAATAGCATCTATCTCATCTATAAATATGATGGAAGGTGCCACAGATCTGGCACTAGAAAAGAGATCTTTCACTCGTGACGCAGCTACACCAACAAACATCTGTCGCCGTAGACATTGAAATAGAACGACAATTATGGACGACATGTTTTAAATGTATAAGTGTactttaaatcataaaattctGGAAATCCAACCacgataaatataaattttcacaatatgaataaaacagagttatttattttattggtaAAGCAAGATGCGGATATTGGCCATTATGGGAATAAAGTAACTTTAACACTAAAACCCACAGCTCACAGTCAACTAAAGCAATAGTTTCCGGAAAGAACTTGAAATCCGATAACTTGAATCAATCCACTATTTAGTTTTTTTCCTTATTTGCatatacatatttttcatttaaccCCAAATTACTGTTTCACGTCTGCAATACCAAACAATCCTAAATATAGATACCACTAAGCATAGCTTAGCTATGAAATTCCAAATAAGAAAGTGAATTCTAACCTCCACAAAGTCAGTTCCATTAGCTGCAAAAAAGGGTAGCTCCGCCTCACCAGCAATGGCTCTAGCCAAAAGTGTTTTACCAGTTCCAGGAGGCCCATGAAGCAGCACGCCTTTAGGGCAATATATTCCTTTGTCTTGAAACTCTTCTTCATTCTTTAGTATCTTAACAAATTCTTGCAGCTCTCTCTTTATGTACTCCTGGCCAGcaaaatcatcaaaagtaactccAGTTCTTTCTTCCGCTGATATAAATTTAGCTCTGCATTAATGAAATTGAAGCAATTAGCAGAAGATTTTTCTCCCATAAAATCCATAGTTGAGTTCATAGTGCCTCTTCAACTATATACCATTGATTTCATAATTTTACATTATTGTTTGTCAAGATCCCTATTGGAAAATAACCACAGAATATACAATTCAAAAGCATATATATAGTTGACAGACACATAATTCAAACAGGGATTTTACTGACAACAGAATTTTTTACAAATGTCAACTTTTCATTAGAACAAGAAAGAACTTTACTGATGACAGAATTGAATACAAGAAAACTCTAATTAGCCTAATATAGGATACAGGACGGAAAAAAGTAATAACCAAGACTCGAAATGAAAACAGATTTACCCCTAAACCTATTTTCTAAAGCACTTGCAAGAACAAGAGTTGAAGAACTTACTTGCAAGCTAGCTGGGCATGTATAACATATACAACCCAGCTTGAGAGGGAGTGTTAAGTGTAGAGATCCCAGTTAATTAGAATATTGGGATTATCCTAATATTAATTAGGTTAACAAGTGTTAAGGATAATTAtcctttttaatatttatctagaTAATAGGTTAAAAGGATAGTTATCTTACAAACAATTATCCTATAATTCTAGGAATGGTTATCTATCCTAGAATACTTTATGTATTGTGTATTTAAAGGTCATGACCCATGGATAATAGATACCACAATTTAATCCATTCTAACTTCCGCAATTACAATCAAAATAGTAAATTACAGCAAACTGACTAGCTCCTTATCATTTGTAACAATTGCTAATAGAAAATAACTAGTGTCAAATTCTACTTATAATGAATCAAATCTGCTGAAACAGAACGTTTGGATCACATCTTCACATATAAGAATATTctataatcataattaataaaagacaatGTCTTTtcgcaaaataaaataatatcctcttctttttttttaaatggtcatgAAGGCTCGAACCCACAACTCGTGGCCCTAAGCCTTGTGCTTTACCACCGAGCTAAAGGAGCCTTCAAAGGAAAATATCCTATAATCAAATCTGTTCAGATTTACACCTACAAGATAGTGATTTAAGGTGTGCAATTTTGACAAAAGAAAAACTGTAAACTATCAAAGATATAATAGTATTAAGGGAGTCCAGTATACTAGTTTCAAACAGATTTATGCACGTCCACTCCTGTAATGTGAGGAATGATGACACATGGATGTATAGTTGTTGACGCGATAGAGAGGCCTCCACACAGAATAAGGCCCATTTGAAAAAACTTTCTAGTGCTGGAGCTGGGTTTAGATGTGAAAACGTCAATAAATTTCATTGAAAACACTTTATTTTTGTCAAGTATCTCATTGAGATgttaatttaaatgagataatATTCTGAAACATgacttaattaaacatatatttataaatttattgacatttTCTCGTCGAAACTCAATTCCAGATCCAACTACAAAAAGTGTTTCCACATGGTACAGATTGGGTTTGATCCACCAGCTCAAAAGGTACCAATTATGGATGTCAATCACAATAGTTTTAAACCAAATAGGCCTCtaagaaatttaaatataactatTTCTCAAAAGGATCCATCCTTGTCCATCTACTGCAAAAAAAGGATCTTAGACCTAAACCGTAGACTCCAGAATAAACAGATACAAGTAAACGGAATAGTAGTCATGGAAATTCCTACCTACTTTTGCCCAATGACCCAAGTGCACGACGCTGCAAAGAAAAGCTTTTTTTCTTAGGAGCAGTTCCCAAATCACAGGGTATCAACTTTGTATAGATTGGTCTTGTAACACTATCAATCCAAAGATAAACTAAAATAGAAAGAGCAAGCCGCATCGACCAGACAACTGCTGTTGCAATGGTGGAATGGACTTCTGCTGGAATTGAGTTCACATTAATCACATCAACATTAACAAGTTGTTGGTGCAACTTTCTCCACATATCATTCCAACAATCAATTGGCATACGGTCAACCACATGTCGGCGGAAAACAATTTCTTTTCTCGAAGTTCCGTCCTCTTTTTCCTCTTTGTAATGTGGTAAAATCACTGCACAAAATGGAATAAATAAGTAAACAACTTATTTACTACTATGAGAACATTTTCTCAAACAGAAGACAAAAGAAATGGAATAAATTGTAGGTAGCCTACTCTTCCTCCAACCATGGAGAGGTTAATTTGACtgtaagaagaaaaaaacaatataagaaTGTTAAAGAAATCTCTGGGTTATACATTTGATActaaaggaacatatcctattTTTTGCACCAAAACAACTGCTTAAACAACAGCATATCAGAATGAAGCAAACAAGTCAAACCAATCAATATGaatcataataaatatttttttctaaaatgacAAACAAAAGTCTGTCAACTTAGGATTTCTACAAGAACTTAGAAAAACAAGAAAGGTACAAGAACTTAGGCTAATTAGGTATATCTAAAACAAGGAAAAGGAAACCCACACCTCCAAAGGGATGCAAGAAAATCTCCGTTCATGATGTAAGCATGCAACACTGTATCATGGCAAACAACATGAGAGCCAACTAGTTTCTTTTGCCAAAGAATATATTGTTTGAATGTGCTAAAGAATACACAGATcttttttggggggaaaaaatgggacaacgtattaagtatgtagcccacaaacacacttaaccaggCGCAAAACTTttcgtctgacgggctcgaacccagacACTTAAGGTTAGTATCCACTATTGCCTCTAAGTTCATGGGTTCGAGCCCGACAGGCGACAAGTTCTGTgtctagttaaatgattaagtctatttgcgggctacatacttaatccgttgtcccattttaaATAGAAACACGGATCTTCATTTCAACTTAATGGGATTATTTTGGTATTCCATGTCAAACCGTTAGAACAAGCCATTGTGATTAGGTCACATTTACTTTCAAGctagaaataaaaatttactgtgatagataatttaatttcaataaagGGTTGGTAACATGTAAGCAAACACCAAACAAATACAGTTCAATAAAGAGTGACCATTACAAAGATCTTTCTAACCTGAGACTGTTTGGCCATAATTTGAATACTCCATATATTGGACACTATTTGAATTAACAAGCTGCAAAAAATCACTGAAGTTAATATTGTGAGAGTTCTTAGGATCCCACTCTGTTCCCTTCAGCTTCCCACGCAATGTTAGCAATGTTCTGCTCCAATCTGAACTCATAACAAGTTGCCTTTCCAATTGAAGGTTGGCCTTCCTTTCTAATTCCTCTATTCTATTAATTCGTTCCCTTTCTGCATCTCTCAGTTTCTGCAAATCAATTCATcgatattatttacaaatatagaAACACAGAAACACCCACCAGTGAACTTGTTCATTGTGTTGTTTAGAAACTCCAATGTGAGGTCCAAACTGTAAAAATTGGAACTTCAAGAATTTCATAGATCATATTTTCGTTGGATACTAAAAAGTGATTATTTCTATGACTAAGGTACCTAAACTGGCAATGGGTCTTACCTTGTAGAAGAAATAAGAACACTTTGACTAAACAAACTAGAAGAACTGGAATCTGAGAAAGACATCGAACAATTCTCCCATGAAACTTTCTAAAAACTGGAAATGCTTCTAACCTCAAACAGCTGCTGTGATGACTCAAGGTCTGCCTCTTCAGAAGAGGCGTTTACGATAGAATTGGGTATGGAACAAGTCGATAATACTTTTCTCAAGGGTTTCTTCAGCGGCGTGAGAAATCTTGTAGTCCTGGATGAGAAGCGCAATCTAGTTGTTGTTCTGAGGTTATATCTTGAAGAAGATAAGGGGAATGACAATGAAGACGAGTTTGCTGCTTGTACTAGGGTTTTAGGAAGACGGAGAAGAAAGGGTTTTGATAGATATCGATGTTGAAGCTCCACTACATTCATCCCGTTGAGTGCCATGGTTAGAAACCAGGACGCCGTCTTCTTCCCCTTCTCAACTCTCACCCATATGTAACCATTTTCCCTTCTTGTttggataaaattaaaataataaagggTTTTAGAatgttttattacattatacactatatttcttttttttatttgtatgatgACTAATAAAGAAATGtcccaattattattaatttaaaattggttttaatttatgaaaattaaatttaatcttaaatttaatattaatatatattttatactttttttatctcatttaacCTCTCAATTGATTATTATCTTATGATtcatactttttcatatgtctttttTATTCTCTCGGAAAAGCACTCACTAATCTTAGTCGTCCTCAATTGATAAGACATCTCTTATCTCTCATCAAACTCAATCACTAACCCTCCAATTGATCATCATATTGCGACTcattcatatgtctctttatcctcAGCAAATCATCCACTGACCCTAATTTTGTGACTCaaacttttttatatgtctctttatccatcgacaaaccactcaccaatcttagtcgacctctcttttactccccacttcaacaaattaacaaccgatctcaattgatcacaaacctcttattcaacgtcaaaccaaccactaaccaccactcgaccttcatctcgtgacctcacatttttaaATGCTCGTTATATCAACCattaatttcgacctcacactcgacaaactaatcttagtcgacctctcttttactcttcacttcaacaaatcaacaaccaatatCAATTGATCATATACCTTATAttcaacgtcaaaccaaccactaaccactactcgaccttcatcttgtgacctcacactttcaaatgctcgttaaaccaaccactaattccgacctcacactagataaaccacccaccacccgaccttcatctcgtaacctcacactttcaaatgttcgtcaaactaaccactaattccgacctcacacttgacaaaccacacaccacccgacctcaatttcatgacctcacactcgaataataattattagaaaagAGAATTAATGACATGGATTATTGTGGTCCTTTATTGactttaagcatcattatatatatatatattaaagtatatagACTATACCGTAccgcaatatatcgaaaatatcgatttttaaggtataccaaaaaatatataaggttGAGTATCGATACCGAAGTTATTGGTATTtgtaaaggtatgagatttttaaaattttagtatatcgagatataccaaaatagtatttataaattaaaatgtatattatatatatacttataaggaaataaatagatttgatattaatttaactatGATGATTTTTGTGCGATgaacacggataaaaatataaacaaaataaatttaataaaaaatattataataatatgtatttcaatgtttaaatttcttaataaatcacgaataatatattaaaataaaaaatataacactctcattccatattttattcacttcggtaaataactcattttctcacatatctcatcacatatatttttcccaatgaatctctcatctcgttaccttatactttcactttggtcaaataaaaaatctcaaacattaccAATCTTTTTTTTATCCTCATTTTAGCCCATCAATgctcaattgacctctcatcttgtgaccttaaAGCACTCAGACTATTCCATCATCTCATTCttccacatttatctaccaattTAAATTGGACTTCTCATCTCGTGATCTTAACTTCACTTTGGTCAAACAATTAATCttctcgcatattttaaccaccaatatcaacTTCTTTCACAATCAACCTCTATCTATTTACCTTACTTACACTTCGACTAATCAAAAATCATCTAATTCCATAGTtatccaccaatcacaatcgacctcaATTCTCTCGAAGACATTACTTTCATTTCATCAAACAACtcattttttcacatattttataatatacaacccgACATTCTTATCCTCAATTCGGCTAACCATACCTCTCATTCTATATTTATCCACCTcattgacctctcatcttgttactttactttcactttgactaattaaccatctcattccacactTATCCACCAATTTACAATTGACCTCTCATTTTGAGACCTTGCTTTCACTTCCTCCAATAACTCATCTCCTAACatatttttacaatatacaaccagaccctctttatcctcaattcggCTAACCATctctctcattccacatttatccaccccaaTAATCGATCTCTCatatgtgaccttacactttcacttcggtcaactCAACAAACAACAAATCATATCCTTCCATGTCTTCCATAtcgtgaatgtcatttacccacccaccaatttcatcgcatattttaaccattcatcttaatcgacctctaattttgtgaatgtcatttacccaCCCACCAATTTCATCTCAAATTCTAACCAATATCATTCGCATCCAACCATCTCCTCACTTTGATAAATCAAcatttttatttcacatattaaccattaatattttttaatagtttaaaaattgtGTCTAACGAGA includes:
- the LOC124941402 gene encoding probable inactive ATP-dependent zinc metalloprotease FTSHI 4, chloroplastic, producing the protein MALNGMNVVELQHRYLSKPFLLRLPKTLVQAANSSSLSFPLSSSRYNLRTTTRLRFSSRTTRFLTPLKKPLRKVLSTCSIPNSIVNASSEEADLESSQQLFEKLRDAERERINRIEELERKANLQLERQLVMSSDWSRTLLTLRGKLKGTEWDPKNSHNINFSDFLQLVNSNSVQYMEYSNYGQTVSVILPHYKEEKEDGTSRKEIVFRRHVVDRMPIDCWNDMWRKLHQQLVNVDVINVNSIPAEVHSTIATAVVWSMRLALSILVYLWIDSVTRPIYTKLIPCDLGTAPKKKSFSLQRRALGSLGKSRAKFISAEERTGVTFDDFAGQEYIKRELQEFVKILKNEEEFQDKGIYCPKGVLLHGPPGTGKTLLARAIAGEAELPFFAANGTDFVEMFVGVAASRVKDLFSSARSVAPSIIFIDEIDAIGSKRGGPDIGGGGAEREQGLLQILTEMDGFKVFTSQVLVIGATNRLDILDPALLRKGRFDKIIRVGLPSKDGRLAILKVHARNKFFRSEDEKERLLQEISELTEDFTGAELQNVLNEAGILSARKDLDYIGHDELLEALKRQKGTFETGQEDSREIPEDLKLRLAYREAAVAVLECYFPDPYRPFSETDINSITSQPNMRYVEVSGRVSKRKEDYVNSIIRACAPRVIEEDMFGVNNLSWISAKATLIASRLAEFLILQTGMTAFGKAYYRTYSDLVPSLTAKLEALRDEYMRFAVAKCSSVLKEYNSAVETITDVLLEKGSIKAEEIWEIYNRAPRIPQADVIPVDEYGALVYAGRWGVHGVTLPGRVTFAPGNAGFSTFGAPRPMETQIVSDETWNLIDGIWDKRVEEIRNEASKEVEEDHEQPQLLLASHFL